The DNA window cttttcggataattaagtgacagctacatacatagcatttggctcacacatggctactgggtggaccaattttcgtgtagagtttgatgactctatctttcctaaaGTGATGGAAGATATGAATTATGtttgtgaaaagtccaaatttacttaacatcgagaaatagagaaaaatcaaacgtaaaagggatagaaatacgacaaaaagtcgtaagaccaaggttgtagatcactccaaattgaacggggattgtgccatccgttatgtggtAATACTtcccgaatgtctgcaccgtcatgaaaattgcctccatatttcgatattcttcggggtaaaaagggaaaaatttaaagaacttggaagttttccgtccgttacaggctaaaacgtataattttgccaaatttcaatatccttcttcgactggcagattatgccgcgaTCTGGGTTCTCGGTGAggggtgtaaaaattaggactttcaataAACTAAACCAAAAtaggcagatggtcattattaccccttcaacgtgtagctgtacgaaaatttctccaaaatagtcaatgtacaggcacacagtcgttatgattttatttacatagatatataaggaacctgctccagctacaacaccttttgggctatatccgctggacttaacctgaaaaaacggaccgtttatgatatctctctTTTAATCCTCCTGTCGAGAAAATGCAcacaaaaaagttttagagatggaattgcatcacgtttggtcgatttccagtcaggttggtcttgtactttatgtattgtggaagagtaaaatcaccattttggtttcctataaaccgccagtcaattccgggaacatgaaatgttattgacgattaacacctaccgttggacaggtggatgttaatgtaagtttgactcaaatatcttcagtacttttcaagttgtaaaaaatacgctttacacgcacccgctcttgagttaagtccggtgggacttgtaccggaaaacggtccgttaatgatatctcccttattaatcctcgtattgaaatgatgcacatgagcaaaaacggcttagaaattaatttccattacggcaggtaaatttacattaagtttggttgtgtatattttgtgggaatgcaaaatcacggtttcggtgtcgtataatcccccagtcagttcggggatttataaacaatatttaccctaaaacctaccaaaggacaggtggattctaaatatcaagtttggtggaaatatatccggtagtttccaagttatagacaaacagacagacaccaaaactgaatatatgcagatggtcattattacacctgaaacggataactgtacggaaatttcgccaaaattgtcagtgtacagacacacactataagtgcagacctttatttcgatagttactgctttgaaactgttcgacgtatctacaaacgggcTTCTCCATCAGACGCCCTTTCAGTGCTCCACatgtttggtcctatgacatcttctcgtaccttctatatttatgggttagattgagttagagtcattgaatgggggtgaaattttgtacatttttcaaatactactttatatttttgatactcatgtgacagctagaatcataaaatttggctataacatggccaatggtcatgtcaatgtgcgtgccgaatgtcatgattctacctttcctataagtgtgccaaatgacaacatgtacgtgtaaaagtacaaaatcaacttgaaatcgagaaattcagCTGTATTTGACGTATTAGAGAtataaatacgacgaaaagtcataggacaaacgttgtagatctctccaaaatgaaacgccacttgctttctgacttgtgatacgacgtactgattagccaccaattaccccgaaacgaaggtctgcaccgtcgttaaaattgcttccatatttcggaattttcttggggcaaaagttatacatttgcatagcttagaatatttcctcaaagaaaagagtgtccagcattcgggattaccactcgcatacatacgtggtaattaaggaagaaaataatacagtttagtaagttgaaattaatagaaaatggattataactgaggacatccggatgacgacaaatatgtaaataccaagtgaatgtattggaaaatcaaatgctcctcaataaattatgccggtgtgagttatggatataagaaagcagtaatcggagagaaatttaggcgtagggattcttaggtaatcagataagaagatgaatatttgtgttattacttaatctattcgaggacggttataacctccaatgatattccgccaatatcccgcagaatggccgattgacgactcatgctttctacccaaggaacaaccacgaatttaaaggaatgatgaggaaaatggcaatacgttacttccctgctggcaagcagtcagagacgtcgccatggtaacccatatattcgttgtcggtctgtcggtcactcaatgcagagcatggtatcgatagaaaatagtaaatttctccgtcatttgaagagtaaggtaaattatgaacataacgaaaggaaaaccgttgtggttttcctataaaacccccgtcttttcaaagattttaaaatggtatgcatatcgaaaccttccccgggatgagtatactctaaatatgaagtttggttgagatctatccagccgtttcgacgtgatggttgaacagacaaacagacgaacaaacatacacgaaaagtaaaaaccaccgattcggtcttgagtagACCTAagacggataaatatttgaaaatttggcaagacaaaaggaattacagacagcgtaccccctacaactttatttaaaaGACAGGGCATTGTggattagatccactgaatgttttaatcttataattatttttcatcaccatttattttaacctctagtcagtggatatcttttttttttaattttaactagctgtagtacccggcgtttccAGGatcgtttctgaatatttaccttaagacttgcattaccagttagttatgtgtgaagggaatttttatagaattcctatttgacttgcagattgatatgttttagaattatttagatctgtttgatttaaagttttatattatttaattttcgagtaaaacttcgtccttatggaagctcgaatcgactggaaaGTATCTGATCCTGTCGAAAATTAGTAAATGATAACTATATGTATATAGCCATCGCACTGTAGAAACGATGTACATGATTTTAACTGTCAATAAGACTGTcgccctctcgcccccacccctacGAGATAAAAATccggattgtcaccattcatctcagtgaccgcgGAAACTGTAGATtggacactgttttcgattattttttttatCTCACTGCCGCCTCACCCCAAAGGGgcctgaacatgaacttttaaaaattcggagtgtcactattcatttcagccaccacgaaaactatgcattcgatgctattctagattattttataccaccccctcccccctgcccataagagtgctaggggtgtcttatccccacgcggtttgtctcctgatactaattgataagtgtaccatgtttgggaaattgctccagtggtttaggagatgatttgtcatttacacacacacacacacacacgcacacacatgcaTCCGTttttatatagtaagaagaagaagatacgatTTTATATatactttttcgattatttttatatctcacccccttcgcccccaaTTGGACCTGtgaaaaatccggagtattactattcatttcagagatcctgaaatctatggattcgaaactgtttttaattatttctaaatctccCCCTCcccattcgctccccacctaaaagagggctgaacttggactttgaaaatttctggagtattacttttcaactcagcgaccccgaaaactatgaattcgacactattcttgaTCATTTTTATAACTAACTCCCTGATCCCCCTCCCTCAAgagcgctagggatggcttaccccacagtgctcgtctcccgatagtaagtaatacgtgtaccaagtttggttgaaattgctccagtggtttaggaggagatgtcatttacacacacacatacatccattttggTATATAGtaagaaaatattttttacttcacccctttccatccccacccaaaggagtcctgtgagtgccttacacaaaaatatattttttccggatagtaagtgttatgtgtaccaattttggttggcagctatgcccaaacgtatttgcataatctcgctgctctagaatcctggagctgacgttgccatggttacggcagtttatttcttttatgcgattcctagagcagggctagtgtggtgccaatatctccgtaacggttggttttacggccttaaagTACGGTTTTCGGGCCCTTAGggctaccgagttttgttctttgcgtcaagagtattaaattgaactttgtctcgtccttatatgacaaattcgatattttgcctatattagcctcttatttttatatctcctccgtgcccccacctcgaattgttttgaaaataaaatacagcccatgttactggtAATGTATCTtcctataggtgaagacatttttaaaaccggttcagtagtttttgagtatattcgttacaaacaaataaatttttcctctttgtaatattagtatagattttcaTCTCATATCGTCCATCccataccgttaggggccgatgaccttagatgttacgccactttaaacaacaagcatcaacatcatcagcatcatcGTCTGCGTTTGGGAGACAGACAGagacttggatgctatccaactatgttttTATCCACTAAAAACAATCACGTTGTCCGTAATCTTTTGAAATAATAGGAATCTCATTGCTTCCTTTACATGGCAGCAATATCCACCACGGTGCAATTCAATGTCCTGTCATCTCGATTTTTGGCTCAAGCCTatattttcatgctccttctagccATGGTGTTAAACGAATAcatgtaagaatattcaagggcttgatagcttgcatttgggttcaaattcaggatattagaacattgtaataaaacactactaccaaagccatattATTAGTTGCCTTCATAATAtctatgacaacagtatctggaggagaaaatAAAGCATCGGTGTTAGGGAAAGAGCTGTCATCTGCTTGTTATATTTCGGCTTTTTCCAGGaattcatcaggattagtggtttcctCGTTGCATGTTAAATACATCAATTACGATCTAGACTGATGTAATatatggtagtaagtatgaactctgtttgattgcacatcaaagtcacgtaattagaaataaccacactgtgaCGTGATAAAATGCTAcactgatatgataacaatgtacaaatacaatatgtgtatgtatgtttgtgtgtTAGTAAATATCATTCAGAAAAGATTAGCCATCAGCAAACCGTCAGCAAACAATGTTCAAAATTTTGTTAATATCTACAACACTCTCGGaaacaacctcaacaacaaggggttttgcaaaaattattacttgcctgccacaATATTCAGTGTGGTTGATCAAGATCAAAGCTCCGAATCATATGccgtcctttatgtaggagaacagacataTACTGATTTCAATGGATAACTATGTGCAGGATTAAAGAGCTTCTATTTCTCCTTTTAGGCTTTAGGCATTCTTTAAATGAGGTTATCAGTTTATTCGTACATTCCTAAATCGTCAAAAATTTCTTATGCGTGATATCCTAAATCGAGAATAAAGATGCAACACATCCTAGTAACGAGACAGAGAGAATTTGAAATTTAAgtctacactctgaatttgacctcagatgatgtttgCCCTCAGGAATGTGATGCTCATGAGTAACGAGTTCTGTACTCGGGATTTCAGTGAGTTGAATGTGTAATAGCAATTCCTTTGTGTGAGAGCTTTAGTGGAGTTatctgttgaactattggtcacatggttttaatttgtcactgcagATTGAGACCCGAGGTGAGCAACGCAGATCAGCAAACTTCGTGTGGCGGAATGCCTTGTTTAAAGTGCAATGTGTGTGGTGAAGTCCTGGCCGGGAACTTGGGCCTCTTGCGACGTCTGAAGAGGCACAAAGATGATCGTCATGTCTCTGGGAAATCCGAGCTAGAACATCACGTGCGGACTCACACGGAAGAAAAGCcttactgttgcaatgtctgtggcaatgACTTGCAGAAAGTCTGTCGAAACGATCAAATGCGGACTCACAAGGGCGAGAAGCCATACTCCTGCAATGTATGTGGCAATTCCTTCAGGCAGAAAGGCGGTCTAAGATATCACATGCGGTCTCACATGGGAGAGAAGCAACACTGTTGCAATACATGTGGCAAATCATTTGTCCAGAAAAACAATCTAATAGTTCACAAGCGGGCTCACACAGGGGAGATGCCATACGCCTGCAATATCTGTTGCAAGTCATTCATTCAAAAAGGGAGCTTAGCAGTTCACATACGAACTCACACAGGTGAGAGGCCATACTGTTGCCTTATTTGTGGCAAGTGCTTCAAGCATGATAACACACTAAAATTTCATATGCGAACTCACACAGGCGAGATGCCGTACTTTTGTAATATGTGTTCCAAGTCATTCACCCGGAAAGACAACCTAGTGGATCACCtgcgtactcacacaggcgagaggCCATACTGTTGCAATATTTGTGGAAAGTCCTTCAAGCAGCGAAACAAAATAACATGTCACATGCGGACCCACACAGGCCAGAAGCAAA is part of the Anabrus simplex isolate iqAnaSimp1 chromosome 10, ASM4041472v1, whole genome shotgun sequence genome and encodes:
- the LOC137502396 gene encoding zinc finger protein 782-like, giving the protein MDLEVKVKEEPAWLEGTTNASLEKIEHASEVIALKEEVKSELTEPGSMQENSLEPSKDIKEEIFIEEHTDDQLLAYIKEETKLRPEVSNADQQTSCGGMPCLKCNVCGEVLAGNLGLLRRLKRHKDDRHVSGKSELEHHVRTHTEEKPYCCNVCGNDLQKVCRNDQMRTHKGEKPYSCNVCGNSFRQKGGLRYHMRSHMGEKQHCCNTCGKSFVQKNNLIVHKRAHTGEMPYACNICCKSFIQKGSLAVHIRTHTGERPYCCLICGKCFKHDNTLKFHMRTHTGEMPYFCNMCSKSFTRKDNLVDHLRTHTGERPYCCNICGKSFKQRNKITCHMRTHTGQKQI